A stretch of Paenibacillus peoriae DNA encodes these proteins:
- a CDS encoding hydrolase, whose product MERLWDPQKTALVVIDLQKWIGNQYAPYSAEQVVSNAAALADTFREQSSMVALVRVSSKDLKDIPRPKLDSPGPPLNLPEGWDQIVPEMRVTETDHIITKKQWGAFYGTELDLQLRRRGIDTIVLCGIATELGVDTTAREAFMHGYQLILAIDAMTGFSETGHDYVKNFIFPRIGRTRTTQEILSALSGNCL is encoded by the coding sequence ATGGAACGATTATGGGATCCACAAAAAACAGCGTTGGTTGTTATTGACTTGCAAAAGTGGATAGGAAATCAATACGCCCCTTATTCTGCTGAGCAGGTAGTGTCTAACGCCGCAGCCTTGGCAGATACTTTCCGTGAGCAAAGCTCAATGGTTGCACTGGTCCGGGTATCTAGTAAAGATTTGAAGGATATCCCGCGTCCTAAGTTGGATTCGCCTGGACCACCCCTGAATCTGCCTGAAGGATGGGATCAAATCGTCCCGGAAATGCGGGTCACCGAGACAGACCATATCATCACGAAGAAGCAATGGGGGGCTTTTTACGGAACGGAGCTCGACCTTCAGTTGCGCCGCCGAGGAATTGATACCATCGTCTTATGCGGCATCGCTACTGAGTTGGGCGTTGATACGACTGCGCGGGAAGCGTTTATGCATGGGTATCAGCTGATTTTGGCGATTGATGCTATGACTGGATTTTCCGAAACCGGGCATGATTACGTAAAAAATTTCATTTTTCCACGCATCGGGCGTACCCGGACAACACAGGAAATCCTCTCTGCCCTTTCAGGCAACTGTTTATAG
- a CDS encoding AraC family transcriptional regulator: MSSHFSNHSYNNLDLNLYTCGKESCTSKHSYGPAIRSGYMVHFILKGKGIFKVNDKIYHLEKNDAFFIEPKVLIYYEADELDPWEYAWIGFNGVQAKEYLSRTCIHRDNPIFRLEAEGSLARCMESIVVSSTLKSNKDLLLTSKLYEFLYLMFELYPNQEVNPEVRQQRYIKEALLFIQQNYSHFITVSDIAKYISIDRSYLHRLFKQQLNKSPQEFLLHLRIEKSCSLLRNTSLKIGDIARSVGYKDVLLFSKMFKTVNKVTPSEYRKNSPK, translated from the coding sequence ATGAGTTCGCATTTTTCCAATCATTCCTATAACAATCTGGATCTCAATCTATACACATGTGGCAAAGAGAGCTGTACCAGCAAACACTCTTATGGTCCAGCCATTCGAAGCGGGTATATGGTGCATTTTATTTTAAAAGGAAAAGGGATCTTTAAAGTCAACGATAAAATCTATCATTTGGAGAAAAACGATGCTTTCTTTATTGAACCGAAGGTGTTAATTTACTACGAAGCGGATGAGCTCGACCCATGGGAATATGCCTGGATTGGTTTTAATGGGGTGCAAGCAAAAGAATATCTAAGCCGGACCTGTATCCATAGGGACAATCCCATTTTCCGGTTGGAAGCGGAGGGCAGCCTTGCCCGCTGTATGGAGAGCATCGTGGTTTCTTCTACGCTGAAATCCAACAAAGACCTGTTGCTTACATCCAAGCTGTATGAATTTCTGTATCTGATGTTTGAACTTTACCCTAATCAGGAAGTCAACCCTGAGGTAAGACAGCAGCGGTATATTAAAGAAGCGCTTCTCTTCATTCAACAAAACTATTCACACTTCATTACCGTAAGTGATATTGCCAAGTACATTTCAATTGACCGTTCGTATTTGCATCGTTTATTTAAACAGCAACTAAATAAGTCACCGCAGGAATTTTTATTGCATTTGAGGATTGAAAAATCGTGCTCCCTATTAAGAAATACTTCCCTTAAAATCGGAGATATTGCTCGGTCTGTAGGGTATAAAGATGTACTCCTTTTCTCCAAAATGTTCAAAACGGTCAACAAGGTAACTCCATCCGAATACCGAAAAAATTCTCCAAAATAA
- a CDS encoding TetR/AcrR family transcriptional regulator — MSVTREEVLKSAMKLFKEHGFLSTTIQDIAEDCGIAKGSVYKYFPSKEDLFSEVFDQCHNAYFDQVDELKRFPELSPEEQFLQQIILRFRYFMEYKHILVEFTELPIQQDPKFQPLRHKVRGRLIRWHKECLIQVYGEEIYPFLWDLVSIYRAILKEYLFWIVYEEKSLSLEETARFILDKLNVLVKHMMASNLKPLLKQASFERYLSWGLEDRQGEREQFLTELFREMDSALNVLPSGAKHRSELKEVYHFIQNETRKAEPNFPLLQASLYFLEREKELKSQVIQLRNIIYSGRGR, encoded by the coding sequence ATGAGTGTGACAAGGGAAGAGGTTTTAAAATCGGCGATGAAGCTTTTTAAGGAACATGGGTTTCTTTCGACGACGATACAGGATATTGCCGAGGATTGCGGTATTGCCAAAGGATCAGTCTATAAATATTTCCCTTCCAAGGAAGACCTCTTCAGCGAGGTGTTTGATCAATGCCATAACGCCTATTTTGATCAAGTCGATGAACTGAAACGCTTTCCCGAACTCTCGCCAGAAGAGCAGTTTCTGCAGCAGATCATTCTGCGATTCCGTTATTTTATGGAATACAAGCATATTCTGGTCGAATTCACGGAGCTCCCCATCCAACAGGATCCCAAGTTCCAGCCGCTTAGACACAAGGTTAGAGGGCGGCTCATCCGATGGCATAAAGAGTGCTTGATACAGGTTTATGGCGAAGAAATTTATCCGTTCCTGTGGGATTTGGTTTCCATCTATCGTGCGATTCTGAAGGAGTACTTATTTTGGATCGTTTATGAAGAAAAGTCTCTATCGCTTGAGGAAACGGCAAGGTTCATTTTGGATAAGCTCAATGTGCTCGTTAAGCATATGATGGCCTCTAACCTGAAGCCTCTGCTGAAACAGGCTTCGTTCGAGAGGTATTTAAGCTGGGGGCTCGAGGACCGCCAAGGGGAGAGAGAGCAGTTCCTTACCGAGCTGTTCCGGGAGATGGATTCGGCCCTTAATGTTCTTCCATCCGGCGCAAAACATCGTTCGGAGTTGAAAGAGGTTTACCATTTTATCCAGAACGAAACTCGTAAAGCGGAACCGAACTTCCCGTTGCTGCAAGCTTCGCTCTACTTTTTGGAGAGAGAGAAAGAGCTTAAAAGTCAGGTCATCCAGTTAAGGAATATTATTTATTCAGGTAGGGGGAGATAG
- the mutY gene encoding A/G-specific adenine glycosylase, with protein MTTNTLEQKRYFSFELLNWYTRNKRDLPWRRHRNPFYIWISEIMLQQTRVDTVIPYFNRFIARFPTIEALAEAPEEDVLKLWEGLGYYSRARNLQTAAKQVVELHGGQVPDDTQAVAALKGVGPYTTGAIMSIAFNRPEPAVDGNVMRVLSRYFLIEEDIMKGSTRAHMESLVRELIPEGRASDFNQALMELGALVCTPKSPHCLTCPVMEHCSGRLAGREETLPVKTKAKPPRLEPRSVALIEGSGANTGRLLVRQRPAKGLLARMWELPHELARPEGYNGPVPDEPAMDHLAAHLLAEGVLARPVRFVREAEHTFSHIHWNLRVFQCEEVAAPAGEAGGPPLAAEQRASYSTGAKPGALIALAEQAEHAHNALPAGYRWISEADMATLAFPKVFLDLITEYYAKQKEN; from the coding sequence ATGACTACAAATACATTGGAACAAAAGCGTTATTTCAGCTTTGAACTGTTGAATTGGTATACGCGTAACAAACGCGATTTGCCGTGGCGACGTCATCGGAATCCTTTTTATATCTGGATCTCGGAAATTATGCTTCAGCAGACGCGTGTCGATACGGTCATTCCGTATTTTAATCGCTTTATTGCACGTTTTCCTACGATTGAAGCGCTGGCCGAAGCACCCGAGGAGGATGTGCTCAAGCTATGGGAAGGACTGGGTTATTATTCACGGGCCCGGAATTTGCAAACTGCGGCGAAGCAGGTAGTTGAACTTCACGGCGGGCAGGTGCCGGATGATACACAGGCTGTCGCTGCATTGAAAGGAGTAGGCCCGTATACGACGGGGGCGATTATGAGTATCGCCTTCAACCGACCAGAGCCTGCTGTGGACGGGAATGTGATGCGTGTGCTGTCACGTTATTTTCTCATTGAAGAGGATATTATGAAAGGCAGCACGCGGGCACATATGGAAAGTCTGGTACGGGAGCTGATTCCCGAAGGAAGAGCCTCTGATTTTAATCAGGCTCTGATGGAGCTAGGCGCACTGGTCTGTACGCCGAAGTCGCCTCATTGTCTGACCTGCCCGGTCATGGAGCATTGCTCGGGCAGGCTGGCAGGTCGCGAGGAGACACTGCCAGTCAAGACCAAGGCAAAGCCGCCGCGGCTGGAGCCGCGCTCCGTCGCTCTCATCGAGGGCAGCGGAGCGAACACCGGCCGTCTGCTCGTACGGCAGCGCCCGGCCAAGGGCCTGTTGGCCCGCATGTGGGAGCTGCCGCATGAGCTTGCCAGACCGGAGGGCTACAACGGCCCGGTGCCAGATGAGCCCGCCATGGACCATCTGGCGGCTCATTTGCTGGCAGAGGGCGTGCTTGCGCGCCCGGTGCGGTTTGTACGTGAGGCGGAGCACACGTTCAGCCACATTCACTGGAACCTGCGTGTGTTCCAGTGTGAGGAGGTCGCCGCCCCTGCCGGGGAGGCGGGAGGCCCCCCGCTGGCTGCCGAGCAGCGGGCCAGCTATAGCACCGGAGCGAAGCCAGGTGCGTTAATTGCGCTGGCTGAGCAGGCGGAGCACGCGCATAATGCGCTGCCAGCGGGGTACCGCTGGATCAGCGAAGCCGATATGGCCACCTTGGCGTTTCCCAAGGTGTTCCTCGATCTGATCACCGAGTATTATGCGAAGCAAAAAGAGAACTGA
- a CDS encoding TetR/AcrR family transcriptional regulator has protein sequence MRKPMSADQYLNKIKPVIRRTRFSQLKIDDIAKHMDISKVTLYKHFSSKDEIIEQVVEYGIQYLQQADTVVYDDSVSYIDRFQKTFLESLIGVIYLSDLFLQDLKEFYPRLFENISVAQQNRIKNLQSFFQSGMDKKIFNRMHVALSLVQDDATLRRIMEPTFSIQWYDLTLKQAVMEFYKMKQYQVISPEYLDTVDDSVIEKEIIRILQTIS, from the coding sequence GTGAGAAAACCCATGAGCGCAGATCAATATCTTAATAAAATCAAACCTGTAATTAGAAGAACCAGATTCAGCCAACTGAAAATTGACGATATCGCAAAACATATGGATATTAGTAAAGTGACGCTTTACAAGCATTTTTCATCCAAAGATGAAATCATCGAACAGGTTGTAGAGTATGGAATTCAGTACTTGCAGCAGGCTGACACCGTTGTATATGATGATTCCGTTTCATATATTGATCGCTTTCAAAAAACGTTTCTGGAATCGTTAATAGGTGTTATTTATTTATCCGATTTGTTCCTGCAAGACCTTAAGGAGTTTTATCCACGACTTTTTGAAAATATTTCCGTTGCTCAACAAAATAGAATTAAAAATTTACAATCTTTTTTTCAATCCGGTATGGATAAAAAGATTTTTAACAGAATGCACGTTGCGCTGTCCTTAGTTCAAGACGATGCTACGCTTCGGCGCATTATGGAACCGACCTTTAGTATTCAATGGTATGATCTCACCTTGAAACAAGCCGTTATGGAATTTTATAAGATGAAACAGTATCAAGTGATTAGTCCTGAGTATCTGGATACTGTTGACGATTCCGTTATCGAAAAAGAAATCATTCGTATTTTACAAACCATTTCGTGA
- a CDS encoding NAD(P)H-binding protein, translating to MKITVLGSLGNINRNYLPSLIADGHDVTVITSSKDRIADIKALGAEPAVGSNLDVEFLAQAFAGSDVVYLMISGINYASGTDMWQTAIDLSENYKAAVLKSGVKNVVNLSSVGADNPNAGILYSYHFAEEALNSLEDVNVVHIRPVGFYSNLFADMQSLKTQQTIFSPISVDIPQGWVSPVDIADVAYALISHTPSGKSAKFIVSDWATGNDWLNALAENGIEAKYQQITVEALAENMKKIGFHENTANAFAQMNRACENADEFYVSLRATDYHLGKVKVEDFAKVFADVYIKSV from the coding sequence ATGAAAATCACAGTTCTCGGCTCACTCGGCAATATTAACCGCAACTACCTCCCATCCCTAATCGCAGACGGCCACGATGTTACCGTCATCACAAGCTCCAAAGATCGTATCGCCGACATCAAAGCGCTCGGTGCCGAACCAGCGGTCGGCTCAAACCTCGACGTCGAATTCCTCGCGCAGGCTTTTGCAGGTAGCGACGTCGTCTACCTCATGATATCAGGTATCAATTATGCCTCTGGCACCGACATGTGGCAGACCGCCATTGATCTTTCTGAAAATTATAAGGCCGCTGTGCTAAAATCAGGCGTAAAAAACGTCGTCAACCTCAGCTCAGTCGGCGCCGACAACCCAAACGCCGGCATTCTCTACAGCTATCATTTTGCAGAAGAAGCGCTAAACTCGCTTGAAGACGTGAACGTTGTCCACATCCGCCCTGTCGGCTTTTACAGCAATCTTTTTGCCGACATGCAAAGCCTAAAAACCCAGCAGACCATCTTCAGCCCAATTTCAGTTGACATCCCACAAGGCTGGGTCAGCCCCGTTGATATCGCGGACGTCGCTTACGCCCTGATTTCTCACACCCCATCGGGTAAAAGTGCGAAGTTCATTGTTAGTGACTGGGCCACAGGTAACGACTGGCTCAATGCCCTTGCTGAGAATGGTATCGAGGCCAAATACCAACAAATCACCGTTGAAGCTCTTGCTGAGAATATGAAAAAAATCGGCTTCCACGAAAACACTGCCAATGCCTTTGCCCAAATGAACCGCGCCTGCGAGAACGCCGACGAGTTCTACGTCAGCCTCCGTGCCACCGACTACCACCTCGGTAAAGTCAAGGTCGAAGACTTTGCAAAAGTTTTTGCAGATGTGTATATTAAATCTGTTTAA
- a CDS encoding AAA family ATPase, protein MNYGGMKMYLDKFILPIDEESSLIEQRMAYNGGRFGYVDETYPCGIFSKNRFSELSFSKITILYGGNGSGKSTLLNLIANKLELNRIAPFNSSELFSSYVEHCKFELGLDDEGFKHRIPNGSRIITSDDIFDYMLTVRTNNDEIVDSTEDIRSEWGNLKFGNTVKMNSMDDYEALRLQVLSRKKSISRREFIRRVAGTEIKLNSNGETALSYFNSKFKNDTLYCLDEPENSLSPKMQLELVKMIEEMAHYCGCQFIIATHSPFLLAMEFTKIYDLEANPVDIKQWWELENPKVYFDFFNKHKGLFLHNK, encoded by the coding sequence ATGAATTACGGAGGAATGAAAATGTATTTAGATAAATTCATATTGCCTATAGATGAAGAATCCTCATTGATAGAACAAAGAATGGCATACAATGGCGGTAGGTTTGGATATGTCGACGAAACTTACCCATGTGGCATTTTCTCAAAAAATCGGTTTTCCGAATTGAGCTTTTCAAAAATCACAATTTTATATGGAGGAAACGGCTCGGGGAAAAGCACACTTCTAAATCTCATAGCGAATAAATTGGAACTAAATCGTATTGCACCATTCAATTCAAGTGAATTGTTCAGTTCATATGTTGAACATTGTAAATTTGAACTTGGACTTGACGACGAGGGATTTAAACATCGAATTCCAAATGGAAGTAGGATAATCACAAGTGACGATATTTTTGATTATATGCTTACAGTCCGCACAAACAACGATGAAATCGTGGATAGCACAGAAGATATAAGATCGGAATGGGGAAATCTGAAATTCGGCAATACAGTGAAAATGAATAGCATGGATGATTATGAAGCATTGAGGTTACAGGTGCTCTCAAGAAAAAAATCAATTTCACGCAGGGAGTTTATTCGCAGAGTCGCCGGCACCGAAATTAAACTGAACAGCAATGGGGAGACAGCCCTGAGTTATTTTAATTCCAAATTTAAAAATGACACATTATATTGTTTGGATGAACCGGAGAACAGTCTATCTCCTAAAATGCAGCTTGAACTTGTCAAAATGATAGAGGAAATGGCTCACTATTGCGGATGTCAATTTATCATTGCAACGCACTCACCGTTTTTACTGGCGATGGAGTTTACAAAAATATATGATTTAGAAGCTAATCCAGTCGACATAAAGCAATGGTGGGAATTAGAAAACCCAAAAGTGTACTTTGATTTTTTCAATAAGCATAAAGGGCTGTTTCTACACAATAAGTAA